Proteins encoded within one genomic window of Thiothrix litoralis:
- a CDS encoding SdrD B-like domain-containing protein translates to MLRGNRCVRWHTLCCVALLAAGKVAFAAPDASLAAVTVQNHTTNATIQSLSPFEAEQERLQQLLESKPKAYQDKVMYSGAELSESDDAASEAEQPEGFRSYSLESRVGFAESQATGINKSQASEVGVRGEYRFETQNYGEMVGQVDVRTQNSGADGIGVSAFARANEQQNMRVTARNLGLPVTPETLADTSVGDISSEVTDAFGRSYRLSLGTSPVRGVGTRVYNNTFDLRAGSGKRGELAGGPYPGFETTQGDVAWLGYTHKFTDKVVAGVQINQAKGLELGFDQAAETVRSIATSARYGRDLQADGDKTARVTFVQSQTEGSGGQGSDARGVFLEGGIRDGHYRHEAGIYNAEPDLRFGDNRLTSNNRGAYWRIDRDDTRLNVGGGVDVEHYNPDHATTGGRSQRVSVDANAQYRLDGRSSVGGTLHVSNTDVEAATSLNTAGSRSTRGTAFYQTQSKDWGRSRVSATLHRNETLVNNGAAATGDELQWEQEWITGKYETMRPELTTTLGLAHDRSNGDKQTYPTASVTARQWLDADWNIAGNLRYSSRTGNLATSQGLSGTVSSDYEVGDGWHVGASASVNEARVDIDSPLAGSQVSRSNDKTAYLYVGWQGSHGSSYSTMGARQPGKNGAGGIKGVVFYDANRDGEQQASEHGVPGVEVLLDGRYRTTTDNLGYFTFSQVATGSHPLTLNLDSIPLPWGASLGEALSVDVPLRGQVSARIPVVQVGE, encoded by the coding sequence ATGTTAAGAGGTAATCGTTGTGTGCGCTGGCATACGCTTTGCTGTGTGGCATTATTGGCTGCGGGTAAAGTTGCGTTCGCTGCACCTGATGCCTCACTTGCTGCGGTGACTGTCCAGAATCACACTACCAATGCCACCATCCAATCACTGAGCCCTTTTGAAGCCGAGCAGGAACGCTTGCAGCAACTGCTTGAAAGCAAACCGAAAGCCTATCAGGATAAGGTCATGTACTCTGGCGCTGAGCTGAGTGAAAGTGACGATGCGGCTAGTGAAGCGGAGCAGCCGGAGGGCTTCCGTAGTTACTCATTGGAAAGCCGGGTGGGTTTCGCAGAATCTCAGGCGACCGGTATCAATAAAAGTCAGGCCAGCGAAGTCGGAGTGCGTGGGGAATACCGTTTTGAGACCCAAAATTACGGTGAAATGGTCGGGCAAGTGGATGTGCGAACCCAAAACAGCGGGGCTGATGGCATCGGTGTCAGCGCCTTTGCCCGTGCAAACGAACAGCAAAACATGCGTGTGACCGCGCGTAATCTTGGCTTGCCTGTCACCCCGGAAACCCTTGCGGATACGTCGGTAGGTGACATTAGCAGTGAAGTGACCGATGCCTTTGGGCGTAGTTATCGCTTGTCGTTGGGAACCAGCCCGGTACGTGGGGTTGGCACGCGGGTTTACAACAATACCTTTGATTTGCGTGCCGGGTCGGGGAAACGTGGCGAACTGGCTGGCGGGCCTTACCCCGGTTTTGAGACGACGCAAGGGGATGTTGCTTGGTTGGGCTATACCCATAAATTCACTGATAAGGTGGTGGCAGGCGTGCAAATAAACCAAGCCAAGGGGCTTGAGTTAGGGTTTGATCAGGCGGCTGAGACGGTACGTAGTATTGCTACTTCAGCCCGTTATGGGCGCGATTTACAGGCGGATGGGGATAAAACAGCACGGGTCACCTTTGTGCAAAGCCAGACCGAGGGATCAGGCGGGCAGGGTAGCGACGCCCGTGGTGTCTTTCTGGAAGGGGGGATACGTGATGGGCATTACCGTCATGAAGCAGGGATTTATAATGCCGAACCCGATTTACGCTTTGGTGATAACCGCTTGACCTCGAATAACCGGGGGGCTTATTGGCGCATTGACCGTGACGATACCCGTTTGAATGTCGGCGGTGGGGTGGATGTGGAACACTATAACCCAGATCATGCCACCACCGGGGGGCGTTCGCAGCGGGTCAGTGTGGATGCGAATGCGCAATACCGTCTGGATGGGCGTAGTAGTGTCGGTGGGACACTGCATGTCAGCAATACGGATGTGGAGGCGGCAACCTCGCTGAATACAGCGGGTTCACGCAGTACCCGTGGCACGGCCTTTTACCAGACCCAAAGCAAGGACTGGGGGCGTAGCCGAGTCAGCGCCACCTTGCACCGCAATGAAACGCTGGTGAACAACGGGGCGGCAGCAACGGGTGATGAACTCCAGTGGGAACAGGAGTGGATAACGGGTAAATATGAAACCATGCGCCCGGAATTGACCACCACGCTAGGCTTGGCGCATGACCGCAGCAATGGTGACAAACAAACCTACCCGACGGCCAGTGTGACTGCGCGGCAATGGCTGGATGCGGACTGGAATATCGCGGGCAACCTGCGTTACAGCTCGCGCACCGGCAATCTTGCTACCAGTCAAGGGTTGTCGGGCACGGTGTCCAGCGATTACGAGGTCGGGGATGGTTGGCATGTCGGGGCGTCAGCAAGTGTCAATGAGGCGCGGGTCGATATTGACAGCCCGCTTGCTGGGTCGCAGGTCAGCCGTTCCAATGACAAGACGGCTTACCTGTATGTTGGTTGGCAGGGTAGTCATGGCTCGTCCTACTCGACAATGGGGGCGCGGCAACCGGGCAAAAATGGCGCAGGCGGTATTAAAGGCGTGGTGTTTTATGACGCCAACCGCGATGGTGAACAACAGGCCAGTGAGCACGGTGTGCCGGGGGTCGAAGTACTATTGGATGGGCGGTATCGCACGACTACGGATAATCTTGGATACTTTACATTTTCGCAGGTGGCAACAGGTAGCCACCCGCTAACACTCAACCTTGACAGTATCCCGCTGCCTTGGGGGGCTTCACTGGGTGAAGCGTTGAGTGTCGATGTTCCCTTGCGCGGTCAGGTCAGCGCCCGCATCCCGGTGGTGCAGGTTGGTGAATGA
- a CDS encoding flotillin family protein, producing the protein MNFDLYIFLSIGILVLLGLGVALMFFYKRAQKDTSYVRTGLGGEKVVMGGGAFAFPVLHEMMPINMQTLKIEITREMEQALVTKDPLRVDVTAEFFLRVEARPEAISMAARALGLRTLDLAAIREAFEAPCVAALRSVAAGMELNELHQKRADFEHNVEDAVNAEFRKNGLELVSVSLTGLDQTDRKYFDPNNAFDAKGLSILEQVTSDNAKRRNNIEQETAVAIKQRNLEATIKKEEMEYKEVVAQNERKRQKAENEAETQRKIEEINIEKELLIERAQQSVNVQQAALEREVSMAWIETNKVKAEFEKISEEIRTARERAEAERSKVVELISAEKEARRQYIIAEANADVEKLASMSAQLRYEVEAAGKRALNEASNLLSNDQIAMQVKMEIVRQLPNIIRESVRPMENIEGIKIMHIDGLNNAMGRSSGGGNGGSGGEGNNGNGNGGGGSNLAEQVVDSALRYRAQVPLIESLLGEVGLKGGSLNDMTRGLHEEMFSASKPASKPAPTPAREREQPAMADDDDFYRDERD; encoded by the coding sequence ATGAACTTTGATCTCTACATTTTCCTGTCCATCGGCATACTGGTCTTGCTGGGGCTGGGTGTCGCGCTGATGTTTTTTTACAAGAGGGCGCAGAAAGACACGTCTTACGTGCGTACTGGTTTGGGTGGCGAGAAGGTTGTCATGGGCGGCGGCGCTTTTGCGTTCCCGGTGCTGCATGAAATGATGCCAATCAACATGCAAACCCTCAAAATTGAAATTACCCGTGAAATGGAGCAAGCGCTTGTTACCAAAGATCCTTTGCGGGTGGATGTGACCGCAGAGTTTTTCTTACGGGTAGAAGCACGCCCTGAAGCAATCAGCATGGCAGCACGGGCGTTGGGCTTGCGTACCTTGGACTTGGCAGCCATCAGAGAGGCGTTTGAAGCACCGTGCGTAGCAGCGTTGCGCTCAGTGGCAGCGGGGATGGAGTTGAATGAGTTACACCAAAAACGTGCTGATTTTGAACACAATGTAGAAGATGCGGTGAATGCCGAGTTCCGCAAAAATGGCTTGGAATTGGTGTCGGTTTCTCTGACAGGGCTGGATCAAACCGACCGAAAATACTTTGACCCTAACAATGCCTTTGACGCCAAGGGCTTAAGTATTTTGGAGCAAGTCACCTCCGATAACGCCAAGCGCCGCAATAATATTGAGCAAGAAACAGCGGTAGCCATCAAACAGCGCAACCTTGAAGCCACCATCAAAAAAGAAGAGATGGAGTACAAGGAAGTCGTCGCGCAGAACGAACGCAAGCGCCAAAAAGCTGAAAACGAAGCCGAAACCCAGCGCAAGATCGAAGAAATCAACATTGAAAAAGAACTCCTGATCGAACGCGCCCAGCAATCGGTGAATGTCCAGCAAGCGGCGTTGGAGCGCGAAGTGTCGATGGCTTGGATCGAAACCAACAAGGTCAAGGCCGAGTTCGAGAAAATTTCCGAAGAAATCCGTACCGCCCGCGAACGTGCTGAAGCCGAACGTTCCAAGGTCGTTGAGCTGATTAGTGCAGAGAAAGAAGCGCGTCGCCAGTACATCATTGCCGAGGCCAATGCGGATGTTGAGAAGCTGGCCTCGATGTCTGCCCAGTTGCGTTACGAAGTGGAAGCGGCGGGCAAGCGGGCGCTGAATGAGGCTTCCAACCTGCTCTCCAACGACCAGATTGCCATGCAGGTCAAAATGGAAATTGTGCGCCAGTTGCCGAATATTATCCGCGAAAGTGTGCGCCCGATGGAAAACATCGAGGGCATCAAGATCATGCACATCGACGGTTTGAACAACGCAATGGGGCGTTCCAGTGGTGGTGGCAATGGCGGCTCAGGGGGTGAGGGTAATAACGGTAATGGTAACGGCGGGGGCGGCAGCAACCTTGCTGAGCAAGTGGTGGACAGTGCCTTACGTTACCGCGCCCAAGTGCCACTGATTGAAAGCTTGCTGGGTGAAGTCGGCTTGAAGGGCGGTTCCCTCAATGATATGACCCGTGGCTTGCATGAAGAAATGTTCTCCGCCAGCAAACCGGCATCAAAACCCGCTCCGACACCTGCCCGTGAGCGCGAACAGCCTGCCATGGCGGATGACGATGATTTCTACCGGGATGAACGTGACTAA
- a CDS encoding RNA-guided endonuclease InsQ/TnpB family protein, whose product MKTKRAYQFRFYPDPQQETLLAQTFGCVRYVYNSILRYRTDAYYQAQEKVGYTKASSQLTAIKKLPEATFLNDVSSVPLQQCLRNQQTAFKNFFEGRAKYPVFKSKKHRQSAEFTYRAFSYRDGELKLAKCDKPLNIKWSQALPADPTTVTVSKDQAGRYFVSCLCEFEPTLLPVTDKKAGIDVGIKDLFVTSDGFKSGNPRHTAQHAAKLAKYQRRLAKKTLGSKNRLKAKRKVARVHAKISDDRSDNLHKLSRKLINENQVVCAENLAVKNMIKNPTLAKHIADASWGEFTRQLAYKAGWYGRTYVEIGRFFPSTKRCSCCGFVKENMPLDVRSWECPECGTTHDRDVNAARNILAAGLAVLAFGENVSGDGISVSSSCSR is encoded by the coding sequence ATGAAAACTAAACGCGCCTACCAATTCCGATTCTACCCAGACCCACAACAAGAAACGTTGCTGGCTCAGACGTTCGGTTGTGTGCGCTACGTTTACAACAGCATCTTGCGTTACCGCACGGATGCCTACTATCAGGCTCAGGAAAAAGTTGGGTACACGAAAGCGAGTTCCCAACTGACTGCCATCAAAAAACTGCCTGAAGCTACTTTCCTGAACGACGTTTCCAGTGTTCCGCTGCAACAATGCTTGAGGAATCAGCAAACGGCGTTCAAAAACTTCTTTGAAGGTCGGGCAAAATACCCTGTCTTCAAATCTAAAAAGCACCGCCAATCGGCTGAATTCACGTACCGCGCGTTCAGCTACCGTGACGGTGAATTGAAACTGGCGAAGTGCGATAAACCGCTGAATATCAAGTGGAGTCAGGCACTTCCGGCTGACCCCACCACGGTTACTGTTTCCAAAGATCAGGCCGGACGCTATTTTGTGTCTTGCTTGTGTGAATTTGAACCCACGCTGTTGCCCGTCACCGATAAAAAGGCAGGCATTGACGTGGGCATCAAGGATTTGTTCGTTACCTCTGACGGTTTTAAATCCGGTAATCCCCGCCACACCGCACAACACGCGGCTAAACTCGCGAAGTACCAACGCCGTCTTGCCAAGAAGACACTCGGCAGCAAGAACCGGTTGAAAGCTAAACGCAAGGTCGCCCGTGTTCACGCGAAAATTTCCGATGACCGTTCGGACAACTTGCACAAGTTGTCCCGCAAACTGATTAACGAGAACCAAGTGGTTTGTGCTGAAAACCTCGCCGTGAAGAACATGATTAAGAACCCAACGTTAGCCAAGCACATTGCGGATGCAAGTTGGGGTGAGTTCACTCGCCAGCTTGCGTACAAAGCTGGCTGGTACGGGAGGACATACGTTGAGATAGGGAGATTCTTCCCGTCCACTAAACGCTGTTCCTGCTGTGGGTTCGTGAAAGAAAACATGCCGCTGGACGTGCGATCGTGGGAGTGCCCCGAATGCGGCACAACCCACGACCGTGACGTGAATGCAGCACGTAACATTTTAGCCGCCGGGCTGGCGGTGTTAGCCTTTGGAGAGAATGTTAGTGGCGATGGCATTTCGGTGTCGTCGTCCTGTTCTCGGTGA
- a CDS encoding chalcone isomerase family protein, with translation MRTLLKFWLALLCLLPVIGQAADNFPAQQTLAGQALTLNGKGIRTKAFFNLYTAGLYLQAKSTDAAAILASDTPTAIRLEVTSSMITSEKMEEAVREGFKKSTADPAIQPRIEQLIGVFKEEIKEGDVYDFVYKPTNVVIIKNGKPSATIAGNDFKQALFGIWLGENPVQASLKKALLGQ, from the coding sequence ATGCGTACCCTGTTGAAATTCTGGTTGGCGTTACTGTGTCTGTTACCTGTTATCGGGCAAGCAGCCGACAATTTTCCCGCCCAGCAAACCCTTGCCGGGCAAGCCCTGACCTTGAATGGCAAAGGCATCCGCACCAAGGCATTTTTCAACCTTTACACCGCCGGACTGTATTTGCAGGCTAAAAGCACCGATGCGGCTGCCATCTTGGCTAGCGACACGCCGACGGCTATCCGCCTCGAAGTCACCTCGTCCATGATCACCAGTGAAAAAATGGAAGAAGCGGTGCGGGAAGGCTTTAAGAAATCCACTGCTGATCCGGCTATTCAGCCGCGTATCGAGCAGTTGATTGGCGTGTTCAAGGAAGAAATCAAAGAAGGCGACGTGTACGATTTCGTCTACAAACCCACCAACGTGGTCATTATCAAGAATGGCAAACCATCCGCGACGATTGCGGGCAATGACTTCAAACAGGCATTGTTTGGCATTTGGCTGGGTGAAAACCCGGTGCAGGCGAGTTTGAAGAAGGCGTTGCTGGGGCAATAA
- a CDS encoding LemA family protein, which translates to MNTGLLIFVSLLGGLLLWGILLYNQLVALKNNTEKAWSNTDVLLKQRNAELPKLVAVCKEHMQYEQETLQKVMEARNRVASAMQSGDMGALGAAENTLRIGLGNLFAVAEAYPELKASDSFQHLRERISGLEDSIADRREFYNDSAAFNNTRIEQFPDVVIAKAFSFKRFRLMSFTAEETRDVDVAAHFQP; encoded by the coding sequence ATGAATACCGGACTTCTTATTTTCGTTTCCCTGTTGGGTGGCCTGCTGCTGTGGGGCATCCTGCTGTATAACCAATTGGTTGCCCTGAAAAACAATACCGAAAAGGCTTGGAGCAATACCGACGTGTTGCTCAAGCAACGCAATGCCGAGTTGCCCAAACTGGTGGCGGTGTGCAAAGAACACATGCAATACGAGCAAGAGACGCTGCAAAAAGTGATGGAAGCCCGCAACCGGGTAGCCAGTGCCATGCAGTCCGGCGATATGGGCGCGTTGGGCGCGGCGGAAAATACGCTGCGTATTGGCCTCGGTAATCTGTTCGCAGTGGCGGAAGCCTACCCGGAACTCAAAGCCAGCGATTCCTTCCAGCATTTACGCGAACGCATCAGTGGCTTGGAAGACAGCATTGCTGACCGCCGTGAGTTCTATAACGATTCCGCCGCGTTCAACAATACCCGCATCGAACAATTCCCGGATGTGGTAATTGCCAAAGCCTTCAGCTTCAAGCGTTTCCGCCTGATGAGTTTTACTGCCGAGGAAACCCGCGATGTCGATGTGGCCGCCCACTTCCAACCCTGA
- a CDS encoding EF-hand domain-containing protein, whose amino-acid sequence MSMWPPTSNPEADGLNWYQVAENQRLAVLRRGGVMNLAATWGFAIAWLAGCYFLYQRVGQEWLLLPATVSLLFSLGLFRRYRLIVDTPTSRLSSSAQGYVELRGTALLPAGESFRGLPHLPVTVWLPGYVEDEPFVLEDEHGCCLLYPEHAEIVTRTGDNHLFLLHAIYPGQTLYALGELYTQRADNLQLDRRERLAALLAEWKSDQQQLLENFDANGNGQIDPDEWQTVRQAAEQWVAEDLREQQRAPGTHVMAGAQAGQLFLITNIPPEELARRYRWAAWLHLGFWLAVLMSTHIR is encoded by the coding sequence ATGTCGATGTGGCCGCCCACTTCCAACCCTGAAGCAGATGGCCTGAACTGGTATCAGGTCGCGGAAAACCAGCGGCTTGCTGTGCTGCGCCGGGGGGGCGTGATGAATCTGGCGGCAACGTGGGGTTTTGCCATCGCGTGGTTGGCAGGGTGTTATTTCCTGTATCAGCGGGTGGGGCAGGAATGGCTGTTGTTGCCCGCCACTGTCAGCCTGTTGTTTTCCCTCGGTCTATTTCGGCGTTACCGTTTGATTGTGGATACGCCCACTTCGCGCCTCAGCAGCAGTGCGCAAGGTTATGTGGAATTGCGGGGTACAGCGTTGTTACCAGCGGGAGAAAGTTTCCGGGGTTTACCGCACCTGCCCGTCACCGTTTGGTTGCCGGGTTATGTGGAAGATGAGCCGTTTGTGCTGGAAGACGAACATGGCTGTTGCCTGCTTTACCCGGAACATGCTGAAATTGTGACCCGAACCGGTGATAACCACCTGTTTCTATTACACGCCATTTACCCCGGACAAACCTTGTATGCACTCGGTGAGCTGTACACCCAGCGTGCCGACAACCTGCAACTGGATCGGCGCGAACGGCTGGCGGCCTTGTTGGCGGAATGGAAAAGCGACCAACAGCAGTTACTGGAGAATTTCGACGCCAACGGCAATGGGCAGATCGACCCGGACGAATGGCAAACCGTGCGCCAAGCTGCGGAACAATGGGTAGCGGAAGATCTGCGTGAACAGCAGCGTGCGCCCGGTACGCATGTGATGGCCGGGGCGCAAGCCGGGCAGTTATTCCTGATTACCAATATCCCGCCGGAAGAACTGGCGCGGCGTTATCGCTGGGCAGCATGGCTGCACTTGGGGTTTTGGCTGGCGGTGTTAATGAGTACGCACATTCGCTGA
- a CDS encoding cation:proton antiporter produces the protein MESSASIEIAKQALLTFGLILAVGSFVGILAKKLKTPDVAIFLLVGMLLGPEMLGLIDIKADSAANQLILIFGSCYILFDGGASLKLKVLKEVWLTVVILATLGVLISMLVTGVVAYWILGIPFIIALLLGATIASTDPATLVPVFQQVKIRERVAQAVMSESAFNDAMGAIATFTVLGIAAGHAEFSLFGSIGELLWQSCLGISVGGVLGYLAAVLIAHERFSFLLEYAPLVTLMAVIGAYMGADGAHASGFMAVFTFGIILGNKDMFGFAMREREAERMEDYILTTALIMRMFIFILLGSQVNFTLMNEYLVGGVIIVLVLMFIGRPLTVFACAALDPKAKWTRNELLFMCWTRETGVIPGALAGMLVGMKAPGADVVASVTFIAILMTILIQATTTKWVAGKLGMLEEG, from the coding sequence ATGGAATCTTCAGCATCTATTGAAATAGCCAAACAAGCATTGTTGACATTTGGCTTGATTTTGGCAGTCGGCTCTTTTGTTGGCATCCTCGCCAAAAAGTTGAAAACGCCGGATGTCGCCATCTTTTTATTGGTCGGAATGCTTCTGGGCCCTGAAATGTTGGGTCTGATAGACATCAAGGCAGATTCAGCCGCCAACCAACTGATTTTGATTTTTGGTTCGTGTTACATCCTGTTCGATGGCGGGGCTTCACTCAAGCTCAAGGTGTTGAAGGAAGTGTGGTTGACCGTGGTTATTCTGGCGACCTTAGGGGTGCTGATTTCCATGTTGGTCACGGGTGTGGTGGCGTACTGGATTTTGGGCATACCGTTCATTATCGCGTTATTGCTGGGGGCGACCATTGCGTCGACTGACCCTGCGACCTTAGTGCCAGTGTTCCAGCAGGTCAAAATCCGTGAGCGGGTGGCGCAAGCGGTCATGAGTGAGTCAGCTTTCAATGATGCAATGGGGGCGATTGCGACCTTCACGGTATTGGGCATTGCGGCAGGCCATGCAGAGTTTTCCTTGTTCGGTTCGATCGGCGAATTGCTGTGGCAGTCTTGTTTGGGGATTTCTGTGGGGGGTGTGCTCGGCTATTTGGCAGCGGTACTGATTGCCCATGAACGTTTCAGTTTCTTGCTGGAATACGCGCCGTTGGTGACGTTAATGGCCGTGATCGGTGCTTACATGGGGGCGGATGGTGCTCATGCTTCAGGCTTTATGGCGGTGTTTACCTTCGGGATTATTCTGGGCAATAAGGATATGTTCGGCTTTGCCATGCGTGAGCGTGAAGCGGAGCGGATGGAAGATTATATCCTGACCACAGCATTGATCATGCGCATGTTTATTTTCATCTTGCTGGGTTCACAGGTGAACTTCACCTTGATGAATGAATACTTGGTGGGTGGGGTGATTATCGTGCTGGTTCTTATGTTCATTGGTCGCCCGCTAACGGTGTTTGCCTGTGCGGCACTCGACCCTAAAGCTAAGTGGACACGCAATGAGTTGCTGTTTATGTGCTGGACACGTGAAACCGGGGTTATTCCGGGCGCGTTGGCGGGTATGTTGGTGGGGATGAAAGCACCGGGGGCGGATGTGGTGGCTTCAGTCACCTTCATCGCTATCCTGATGACCATCCTGATCCAGGCCACGACCACAAAGTGGGTGGCCGGGAAACTGGGGATGCTGGAAGAAGGCTAA
- the opgC gene encoding OpgC domain-containing protein, with protein MTTDTLRASGSFSELIPSSWAYPDTGATRDLRLDLMRGFVIPLLFASHFEYFSALMFIGWERIGVVSTAEIFVILSGIVVGMVYGKKMKRDGLSAVMPGLIQRSVSLYRISVVMILIVAAIRYLPWIDSTIITTFHDPYGGKTFQLYPPMDASIFQVISKALLLQIGPHQFQIIGMYVSMFILFTPLVFFMISKQKTGLLLGLSWVLYLINLGANPSFRPTNAQFEYAFPILTWQLIYVHGMVAGYYKQELMAFFATDWGKRLVYACIALAVGFMLLTWNHPLDQFPDWAKLHFVPPDTFLYLYNEYFPKSTLGIGRLINAVVLFVAIYALMTRCWQPINQALGWLFIPLGQASLYVFFIHVFLLLAIANTPLPGYDNFWLNTGIHLGLIALVWVLVKKEFLFKWIPH; from the coding sequence ATGACGACAGACACCCTGCGAGCCTCAGGCTCTTTTTCCGAGCTGATCCCCTCCAGTTGGGCTTACCCCGACACGGGCGCGACCCGTGATTTGCGCCTTGACCTGATGCGTGGCTTTGTTATCCCGCTGCTGTTTGCCAGCCATTTTGAATACTTTTCAGCCTTGATGTTTATCGGTTGGGAACGCATCGGCGTGGTATCAACGGCGGAGATTTTCGTCATCCTCTCCGGCATTGTGGTGGGGATGGTGTACGGCAAAAAGATGAAACGGGACGGTTTAAGCGCCGTCATGCCGGGTCTGATCCAGCGTTCGGTGAGTTTGTACCGCATCAGTGTGGTGATGATTTTGATCGTGGCCGCCATTCGCTACCTGCCGTGGATCGACAGCACCATCATTACCACCTTCCACGACCCGTATGGTGGCAAAACCTTCCAGCTTTACCCGCCGATGGATGCCAGTATTTTTCAGGTAATCAGCAAAGCGCTGTTGTTGCAGATTGGCCCCCACCAGTTCCAGATCATTGGCATGTATGTCTCCATGTTCATCCTGTTCACGCCGCTGGTGTTTTTCATGATCAGCAAGCAAAAAACTGGCTTGTTACTGGGGTTAAGCTGGGTGTTGTACTTGATTAATCTAGGCGCAAACCCGTCTTTCCGCCCCACCAATGCGCAGTTTGAATACGCGTTTCCCATCCTGACTTGGCAGTTGATTTATGTGCATGGCATGGTGGCAGGTTATTACAAGCAAGAACTGATGGCGTTTTTCGCCACGGATTGGGGCAAGCGTCTGGTGTATGCCTGCATCGCCTTGGCGGTAGGGTTCATGTTGCTCACTTGGAACCATCCGCTGGACCAATTCCCTGACTGGGCAAAACTGCACTTCGTGCCGCCGGATACCTTTCTGTACCTGTACAACGAATACTTCCCCAAAAGCACACTGGGGATCGGGCGATTGATTAATGCCGTGGTACTGTTCGTGGCGATTTACGCGCTAATGACACGCTGCTGGCAGCCGATCAACCAGGCACTGGGCTGGCTGTTCATCCCTTTGGGGCAAGCCTCGTTGTATGTGTTCTTCATCCACGTTTTTCTATTGCTGGCGATTGCCAATACCCCGCTGCCGGGGTATGACAATTTCTGGCTCAACACCGGCATTCATCTCGGGTTGATCGCCTTGGTGTGGGTGCTGGTGAAAAAGGAATTCCTGTTTAAGTGGATTCCACACTAA